GCGAGGCGTTCGAGAACTGGATCGTGCCGATGCTGACGACGCCGTTGTTGTTGTCGACCGCCGTGCTTCCGGTGTTGCTGAAGGTCGCGGTCTCGTCCGGCACGCTCGGGTTGGATGACCAATTGGTGGGATCCGTCCAGTCTGTGGAGCCGCCGGTCCATGTGCCGTCCACGGCATGCGCGGCGACGACGCCGAGTGCCGTGGTGGCGAGGAGTGTCGCCAGGGAGTGGCGCACGACGGATCGCAGCCCGTATCCGATTCGCCCACCTGCCATTGTCGGTCCAGCCATCCGATCGTCTCAAAACATCAAAGAAATCATCGCGAGCATGCAACCTGGGCGCGTACGGAGGCCCGGCGCCCACGCTATGATCTCATGGCGCCGCGACGGCCTGCAATGAATGGGTATCCATTTGTGCCCGGTTCGGACCTGTTCCGCCTTGTATTTTCAGCCATCGTGGCCGTCGGGCAACATATTCGTGCATTGCAACAGGTTCAGCACGGAATGCGCGTGCTCGTTAGGGTGGCAGGATGGGTTGATGGCGCCGTGGATCGGAACTAGTTTGGCCCCGATGCCTCGCCGTCGTCGTGGCGTGGCCCGTCGTCGCAGGGGAATATCGATGTCCGGCTGGCTGAAGCCGACAGGATTGGCCGTGCTGTGTGTGGTGCTGGGCGCTGCCGGAACCATGGCGGCCACCTCGTCGCGGGTGGACGTCCTGTCGGACGACGCGGCCGGCAGCCCTGCTGAAAGTGTCGACGTCGGAACGGTGAGACCGATCGCGCGGCCCGCGCAGCAAACGCCGGGCAAGCCTGTCCCTCGCGGCAATCCGCTGTGGTCGGTGCCGCTTTCGGCGCTGAGCGCAACCCAGGAACGCCCGATCTTCTCGTCCATGCGCCGGCCACCGCCGCGCGCGGTCGCCGCTTCGCCGGTCGAGGAAAGTCCTGCGGCAACGCCCAAGCCGGTCGAGGCGCCGCCGCCGTTGTTGCTGGTCGGGGCCGTGGTGGGCGAAGGCGACGCGATTGCAATTCTCGTCAACCGCGCCGATCAGAAGGTCGTGCGTCTGCGGCAGGGCGAATCGCTCGCTGGCTGGTCGCTGACGTCGGTGCAGCCGCGCGAGGTGACGTTCAAGCAGGGCGAGCGCAGCGAGGTGCTGGTGCTCCAGCGGTCGGATGCAGCCGCTCCCGCGGGCCCGCCCGCGGATGCCGGGGGCAAGCTGACGATGCCCGGCCCGGCCGATCCGGCGTTCTCTCCCTTCGTGCCGCGTTCGACGCCGAAGAACGGCGAGTCGGATGGACTCTGAGCGCTGGCAGGCGCGCCGGGCCCCTGTAGACTATCGACTATCGACATTCCCTGGATCGGCTGCTAGCCCGAATTCGCGCCCCTCGCGGGACCCGATCGGAGATGCGGCAAGGGCTTGGTGAGGTGATGGCCGGTTGGCTGGCATGACGTTCAGGAAAAGACCCCCCGACCTGCTGGGAAACTCCGCGTGGAATGCGATGGCCTTCCTGCTGGCGGTGGTGCTGAACCTGGCCATCCTGCCTTTCGTGATCGTTCACCTCGGCCTCACCGCATTCGGCATCGCGGGGCTTGTCACCGCATGCATTGCGCCTGCCCTTGTGTTCAGCAACACGCTCGGATTGTCGACGGCGCGCGAGCTTGCGCAGCGACTGGAGCCGTCCGACCGCGACGATGCGCGACGCCTGTTCGCGACCGCGGTCATGCTTGCAGCTGGCGCGGGCGGCCTGATCACCATTTTCTTTCTGGTCGCCGGAGCTCCGCTTGCGCGGCTCGGATTTCATCTGGCCGGTCCAGTCGCCGAGGACCTTGGATGGGCCTTCGCGTTGGCCGCTCTCGGTTGGCTGAGCCAATGCGTGTCGGCGGTCTTCATTTCCTTGTTCACCGCGCGGCAGGACTACCGCCGGATCGCTTCGACCGGCATTGTCAGCACCGTGGTCTCGACCGTTTCAATGCTCCTCCTGATCCCTGCCGCCCCCCACGCATCGACTTTCCTCGGCTGCCAGGCGCTGGGGTTCGCGACCAGCCTGCTGATCGCAGTGGCCTGGTCGTGCGGTACACTGCGCGAATGGCTGGCACCGCCAGCGTTGCATCGCGAGGCGCTTGGCAGGCTGCTCCGGTTCGGCAGCTGGCAGGTCGCCGCGCAGGGCGGTGCGCTGCTCGCCGGGCAGGCCGATCGATATCTGCTCGGCGCGCTGCTTCAACCGCAGTTCGTCGGTTTTTATGGTGTTGCGCAACGTCTCCAGGAGGCGACCTATATCGGTATCCTGAAGGTCGGCGAAA
The nucleotide sequence above comes from Bradyrhizobium sp. NDS-1. Encoded proteins:
- a CDS encoding lipopolysaccharide biosynthesis protein — encoded protein: MAFLLAVVLNLAILPFVIVHLGLTAFGIAGLVTACIAPALVFSNTLGLSTARELAQRLEPSDRDDARRLFATAVMLAAGAGGLITIFFLVAGAPLARLGFHLAGPVAEDLGWAFALAALGWLSQCVSAVFISLFTARQDYRRIASTGIVSTVVSTVSMLLLIPAAPHASTFLGCQALGFATSLLIAVAWSCGTLREWLAPPALHREALGRLLRFGSWQVAAQGGALLAGQADRYLLGALLQPQFVGFYGVAQRLQEATYIGILKVGEILFPYFSTLQGESEDRKADLLFRSSWILNVLAASALGGLISVAGPLLHVWTGAEVAAEAARVLVVLSIAGILGSSANVFGFYLLAQGRSRSNALIALITGVVTLVTSAFALPRFGWHAAGWSACAGMIAQMLTVVFLLRRNFKLAGMWSRVAHCVLTPLCIGIAMALAVRYGLDRMPLRLAPSWWSVGAVSSLTAAIILVVAVAASQLGPYRKVCRQDIRSILARFLPLKAV